A stretch of the Marivirga tractuosa DSM 4126 genome encodes the following:
- a CDS encoding cryptochrome/photolyase family protein: MKKTLRLILGDQLNYRHSWFNEASDDVFYMMMEMRQETDYVSHHIQKVVGFFSAMRAFKDDLEEKGHNFFYLKINDSDNEQSLTTNIKKLIEQNEIEHFEYLLPDEYRLDQQLKNLCEEISISTNSVETEHFLTERDDIADFFKGKKQFLMENFYRKMRKDHDILMEGTEPVGGKWNFDHDNRNKYKGEVPIPPAYSYKNDVKAVISDIEKAGIKTIGTVDAENFHWPIDRKQALQFARYFCRELLPYFGTYQDAMHSEEQFLFHSRISFALNSKLISPKELVDKIIEAWEENQDKIKIAQVEGYIRQVIGWREYMRGIYWAKMPGYAEMNFFEHDRKLPDFYWTGKTKMKCMEKSIKQSLTEAYAHHIQRLMVTGNFALLNMTDPDEVDQWYLGIYIDAIEWVEITNTRGMSQFADGGIVGSKPYLSSANYMHKMSNYCSNCYYDHKKKVGEKACPFNSLYWNFYNTHRDKLAKNQRIAMMYRTWDKKSDQDKEELLKQADYYLEHVNEL; encoded by the coding sequence ATGAAAAAGACGTTAAGATTAATATTGGGCGATCAGTTAAACTATAGACACTCGTGGTTTAATGAAGCGAGCGATGATGTGTTCTATATGATGATGGAAATGCGTCAAGAAACGGATTATGTCAGTCATCATATTCAAAAAGTGGTTGGCTTTTTTTCAGCTATGAGGGCTTTTAAAGACGACCTGGAAGAAAAAGGACATAATTTTTTTTATCTGAAAATAAATGATTCAGATAATGAGCAATCCTTAACAACAAATATCAAAAAACTCATCGAACAAAATGAAATTGAGCATTTTGAATACCTACTTCCCGATGAATATCGGTTGGATCAGCAGTTAAAAAATTTATGTGAAGAGATTTCTATTTCTACCAATTCTGTCGAAACCGAACATTTTTTAACTGAGAGAGATGATATTGCTGATTTTTTCAAAGGGAAGAAGCAGTTCTTAATGGAGAATTTTTATCGTAAAATGAGAAAAGATCATGATATCTTGATGGAGGGTACTGAACCCGTAGGAGGGAAGTGGAATTTTGATCATGACAATCGAAATAAATATAAAGGCGAAGTCCCAATTCCACCTGCATACAGCTATAAAAATGATGTAAAAGCGGTTATTTCAGATATTGAGAAAGCAGGAATTAAAACAATAGGGACTGTTGATGCCGAAAATTTTCACTGGCCCATCGATAGAAAACAAGCTTTACAATTTGCACGATACTTCTGCCGAGAGCTTCTTCCGTATTTTGGTACTTATCAAGATGCCATGCATAGCGAAGAACAGTTTTTGTTTCATTCCAGAATTTCATTTGCGCTTAATTCAAAATTAATCAGTCCTAAGGAGTTGGTAGATAAAATCATTGAGGCATGGGAAGAGAATCAAGACAAAATTAAGATTGCTCAAGTTGAAGGCTACATCAGGCAAGTGATTGGTTGGAGGGAATATATGCGTGGAATTTATTGGGCAAAAATGCCGGGTTATGCCGAAATGAATTTTTTCGAACATGATCGGAAACTACCTGATTTTTATTGGACAGGTAAAACCAAAATGAAGTGTATGGAGAAATCCATTAAGCAATCTTTAACAGAAGCTTATGCTCATCATATCCAACGATTGATGGTGACAGGTAATTTTGCTTTATTAAATATGACCGATCCAGATGAGGTGGATCAATGGTATTTGGGAATTTATATAGATGCGATTGAATGGGTAGAAATTACCAATACCAGAGGAATGAGCCAGTTTGCAGATGGGGGAATCGTTGGTTCCAAGCCTTATCTTTCAAGTGCTAATTATATGCATAAAATGAGTAATTATTGTTCGAATTGCTATTATGATCATAAAAAGAAAGTTGGGGAAAAAGCCTGCCCTTTTAATAGCCTTTACTGGAATTTTTATAACACTCACCGTGATAAGTTGGCGAAAAACCAACGCATTGCTATGATGTACAGAACATGGGACAAGAAATCTGATCAAGATAAAGAAGAGCTTTTGAAACAGGCAGATTATTATTTAGAGCATGTTAATGAGCTATAA